ACTCCATATAAATCGATACTTTTGCAGCTTATTTAAACATTTTGTTTAAGCTATTTTTATGAGTAATATCAGAATCACCAAGCAATTTAATTTTGAAACCGGTCACGCCCTTTATGGTTATGATGGTAAATGTAGAAACGTACACGGCCATAGTTATAAACTTTCTGTTACGGTAATTGGTAGGCCTATTACGGATACTACGCATGTAAAATTAGGTATGGTGATAGACTTTAGTGATCTTAAAAAGATTGTCAAAGAAGAAATCGTAGACCAGTTTGACCATGCAACTGTATTTAATAAAAATACACCTCACGTAGAATTAGCCAAAGAGCTTACGGACCGTGGTCACATGGTAATTTTAGCAGATTACCAACCTACTAGTGAGAATATGGTGATAGATTTTTCTGCACGGATCAAATCAAGACTACCAGAAAACATCCAATTACATTCGTTAAGACTACAAGAAACAGATACCTCTTTTGCGGAGTGGTATGCTAGTGATAATCCCCTCTAACTCCCCAAAGGGAAGGATTAATTTAATAGACTCCAAGAATGCAATTTATAGAAGTTCCAGAAGGTAAGAAAGTATACTTCGCTAGTGATAATCACCTGGGTGCTCCTACTATGGAACACAGTTATCCAAGAGAGAAAAAATTTGTGGCTTGGTTGGATGAAATTAAAACAGATGCAGCGGCTATCTTTTTATTAGGCGATATGTTTGATTTTTGGATGGAATATAAAACCGTAGTTCCAAAAGGCTTCACTAGAACATTAGGAAAATTAGCAGAAATTGCGGACTCTGGAATTCCAATCTATTACTTTGTAGGAAATCATGATCTTTGGATGAATGGTTATTTTGAAGAAGAACTAGGTATTCCTGTTTTTCATTCACCCCAACAATTTACATTTAATGATACATCATTCTTTATAGGCCATGGTGATGGTTTAGGTCCTGGTGATAAAGGATACAAACGAATGAAAAAAGTATTTACGAATCCGTTTTCTAAATGGCTTTTTAGATGGTTGCATCCTGATTTAGGCGTTCGGTTAGCACAATACCTTTCCGTAAAAAATAAGCTAATCTCTGGTGATGACGATGCTCAATTTTTAGGCGAAGATAACGAGTGGCTCGTACAATATGCAAAACGCAAGCTAGAGAAAGACCATTATGATTACTTTGTTTTTGGCCACAGACACTTGCCTTTAGATATCACCTTAAGTGAAAAATCTAAATATATTAATACTGGAGATTGGATTAGTTATTATACCTACGGCGTTTTTGATGGTGAAAAAATGAACCTAAAAGAGTATACTATTTTAAAATAAATCACTTTATTTCCTTCTAAACACGTTGTAAGTCTTTTCTTACAACTGTTTTAAGACACTTCACAAC
This genomic stretch from Cellulophaga algicola DSM 14237 harbors:
- a CDS encoding 6-pyruvoyl trahydropterin synthase family protein, with translation MSNIRITKQFNFETGHALYGYDGKCRNVHGHSYKLSVTVIGRPITDTTHVKLGMVIDFSDLKKIVKEEIVDQFDHATVFNKNTPHVELAKELTDRGHMVILADYQPTSENMVIDFSARIKSRLPENIQLHSLRLQETDTSFAEWYASDNPL
- a CDS encoding UDP-2,3-diacylglucosamine diphosphatase is translated as MEVPEGKKVYFASDNHLGAPTMEHSYPREKKFVAWLDEIKTDAAAIFLLGDMFDFWMEYKTVVPKGFTRTLGKLAEIADSGIPIYYFVGNHDLWMNGYFEEELGIPVFHSPQQFTFNDTSFFIGHGDGLGPGDKGYKRMKKVFTNPFSKWLFRWLHPDLGVRLAQYLSVKNKLISGDDDAQFLGEDNEWLVQYAKRKLEKDHYDYFVFGHRHLPLDITLSEKSKYINTGDWISYYTYGVFDGEKMNLKEYTILK